The proteins below come from a single Halobacillus salinarum genomic window:
- a CDS encoding phospholipase D family protein yields MLKPDTDRLNYSDLLQPPAGYEVVFAVGTTYSLDLEALIGVPVALSLSEEMDQTFQDDPIYMLEGLRQTKDHLAIFCEAGQIKVPQNGNSLFGLMEDCVFEVALENERSFHPKIWIIKYQDQKQNVLYRLIVLSRNLTFDRSWDMALALEGERESEPDDRNQPLIDFLKFLLPQTTDPIKHQQIQEMAEELPYIRFDSGDKHIPDFHFHPLGINGYDWEDTGIFETYHHLIIMSPFISEAIISKLKEYALTDATQVLITRRSELFKLTEDLLNFFDIYVLKDTIIEGEGVVSEDDFYNLSQLQDIHAKFYARSKYNQHHLYIGSANSSTNAFEGNVEFLLQLQYKKYGFKLIDLLDDFFGEEEAENPFEKIDHLPEEKETETDLQDQLQKAIKSVCRTNAQGYVEKESEDYTIHLSFESIPEDVDFTIGPLLSKKKYQLEHKVILDKLQLLEIGEFYVVKAQMGEEVMGRVIKIPTQGIPDEREQAIFRSIINNPVAFLQYVAFLLSDDFLLAALEQMEQNNNKGFVDWNSSAGQYPILYENMLKAASRTPEKMEDILHVMELINDDVVIPDQFFRLYETFNNATKMVKK; encoded by the coding sequence ATGCTTAAACCGGATACGGATCGGCTAAATTATAGTGATTTGCTACAACCTCCGGCTGGGTATGAGGTGGTCTTTGCTGTAGGGACAACATATTCGTTGGATTTAGAGGCTTTAATTGGAGTTCCAGTGGCGCTTAGTCTATCAGAGGAGATGGATCAAACATTTCAGGATGATCCAATTTATATGCTGGAAGGGTTACGCCAAACCAAAGATCATTTGGCTATCTTTTGTGAAGCCGGCCAAATCAAGGTTCCTCAAAATGGTAACTCCCTTTTTGGACTGATGGAGGATTGTGTATTTGAAGTAGCTTTAGAAAATGAACGTTCGTTTCACCCTAAAATATGGATTATCAAATATCAAGACCAAAAGCAAAACGTTCTGTACCGTCTGATCGTTCTGTCCAGGAATTTGACGTTTGATAGGAGCTGGGACATGGCTCTGGCACTTGAAGGCGAGAGGGAGTCTGAACCGGATGATAGGAATCAACCATTAATTGATTTCTTAAAGTTTCTCCTTCCGCAAACCACTGATCCAATCAAACATCAACAGATTCAAGAAATGGCAGAGGAGCTTCCATATATCCGCTTTGATTCTGGAGATAAACATATCCCTGATTTTCACTTTCATCCTTTAGGTATTAATGGTTATGATTGGGAAGATACTGGCATATTTGAAACCTATCATCATCTCATCATCATGTCACCATTTATAAGCGAAGCGATTATATCAAAATTGAAGGAATACGCTTTGACAGATGCCACACAAGTTTTAATAACAAGAAGATCCGAATTATTTAAGCTAACCGAAGACTTGCTTAATTTCTTTGATATCTATGTTCTTAAGGATACGATCATTGAAGGGGAAGGGGTTGTCAGTGAAGATGACTTCTATAACCTCTCACAGCTTCAGGACATTCATGCTAAATTTTACGCCAGATCCAAATATAATCAACATCATCTCTATATTGGCTCTGCAAACAGTTCAACGAATGCGTTTGAAGGGAATGTGGAATTCCTATTACAGCTTCAATATAAGAAATACGGATTTAAGCTAATTGATTTACTTGATGATTTCTTTGGGGAAGAAGAGGCAGAAAATCCTTTTGAAAAAATCGACCATCTCCCTGAGGAAAAAGAGACAGAAACCGACCTTCAGGATCAGCTGCAAAAAGCAATTAAATCCGTGTGCCGCACAAATGCCCAGGGTTATGTAGAGAAAGAAAGTGAAGACTATACCATCCATCTTTCGTTTGAATCCATTCCGGAAGACGTTGATTTTACCATTGGACCTCTTTTAAGTAAGAAAAAGTATCAGCTGGAACACAAGGTGATACTTGATAAACTTCAGCTTCTTGAGATTGGGGAGTTTTATGTCGTTAAAGCACAAATGGGCGAGGAAGTTATGGGACGTGTTATCAAAATCCCAACACAAGGAATACCTGATGAACGCGAACAGGCTATTTTCCGTTCCATCATTAACAACCCTGTCGCCTTCTTGCAATATGTCGCTTTTTTATTATCCGATGATTTTCTCTTAGCTGCTTTAGAACAAATGGAACAAAATAATAATAAAGGATTTGTAGATTGGAATAGTTCAGCGGGGCAATATCCAATATTATATGAAAATATGTTGAAAGCAGCGTCGAGGACACCTGAAAAAATGGAAGACATTCTTCATGTTATGGAGCTTATTAATGATGATGTCGTTATTCCTGATCAGTTCTTCCGTTTGTATGAAACCTTCAATAATGCTACAAAGATGGTGAAAAAATGA
- a CDS encoding helicase C-terminal domain-containing protein, whose translation MIDLDQKEEEILFGLKDFQKATVQRVYDLLTHGYTRVLVADEVGLGKTMIARGAIAKIARYHKENLNDPLFKVVYVCSNQNIARQNIQKLQIDEKVKLENSSDTRLSMQHLKIYENNYDQSLKDRYIQLTPLTPSTSFTMTSGCGSAAERALIFALLKNFHRFQGMLNELDVLLMDTATKSWSRYKEDYIRRVYEVNKSSGGEYVESMLFNIDSYLSKDSSFYTEIEEVCNKIMLGEQGFRKEATLVIHKLRKMMAEISVDIMDPDLVIMDEFQRFPELVNADGESETALLAKKFFNSPNASHEQKVKILLLSATPYKLYSTLEEINEAGEDEHYQEFLQVTRFLFEHHPQHKQHFERVWEDFSTSLRLFTQMDIAILQAKKQEAEESLYKGIARTERTRVDGSNELIKSSVIPLEITKEDVLSYIFMDRMLEEIGLTEKVPVEYVKSAPYLMSFMDHYKLKQKITQYVKKHPNQIAMVNKSNLWLKKSIINNYKVLPESNARLAKIKEFALPKNAERLLWVPPSLPYYESAGCYEEMEDFSKLLIFSAWEMVPRAVSTMVSYEAERLTVGELVKRTSKRKKRKSMRYFSERRFPQPRLSFSMKNKAPVNMNHLVLLYPSMALSRLFDPADVLKRRLTLSEIKLEIGEQIERLLDNLPHYSGGPSSREDERWYYLAPLLFDKQEAVVQEWFRSYSLLDNEKKDVGDQAALTQHLEALRSVFHSEGLIELGRQPEDLKEVLVNMVIGAPGVCALRMLGNFERAPFSQVVGLAKTLIDRMNTQEAISIVDLEYGSKRGGSRVPHWKNVLRYCVDGNIQAMLDEYSHMLVEESGIKNMESYENNEQLIHLMMTALNTHTASYNVDTYESFKNRAHNRNDKHQSMKIRTNYAVGFAGQRNEETAHNRKQNVRLAFNSPFRPFVLTTTSVGQEGLDFHYYCRRIAHWNLPPNPVDLEQREGRINRYKSFAIRKNIAKRYGDLPFKSDVWEEMFSKANEQERDEHTPELVPFWSLSNHQEIKLERIVPVYPFSKDEAKYDRLMKIMQLYRLSLGQARQEELLEYLFEHQVEKEKLEDLFMNLSPFYKQVRNRSMLFQS comes from the coding sequence ATGATTGATTTAGATCAAAAAGAAGAAGAAATTCTTTTTGGATTAAAGGACTTTCAAAAAGCAACGGTGCAACGAGTCTATGACTTACTGACTCATGGTTATACACGGGTATTAGTTGCAGATGAGGTCGGCCTTGGGAAGACAATGATTGCTAGAGGAGCTATAGCAAAAATTGCAAGGTATCATAAAGAAAATTTAAATGATCCCTTATTTAAAGTAGTATATGTGTGTTCCAACCAAAACATTGCGAGGCAGAACATACAAAAACTCCAAATTGATGAGAAAGTGAAGTTAGAGAATTCTTCTGATACCAGGCTTTCTATGCAGCACTTGAAAATATATGAGAATAATTACGATCAATCTTTGAAAGACAGGTACATTCAATTGACACCATTAACACCATCTACATCGTTTACAATGACTTCTGGCTGTGGGAGCGCAGCAGAACGTGCGTTAATCTTTGCTTTATTAAAGAATTTCCACCGTTTTCAAGGTATGTTGAATGAGCTTGATGTACTGCTAATGGATACTGCAACAAAGAGCTGGAGCCGGTATAAAGAAGATTACATCCGCAGGGTTTATGAAGTCAATAAGAGCAGTGGAGGAGAATATGTAGAATCGATGTTATTTAACATCGATTCATATCTAAGTAAAGATTCGTCTTTCTATACTGAAATTGAAGAAGTCTGTAACAAGATAATGTTAGGGGAACAAGGGTTTCGTAAAGAAGCTACTCTTGTCATACATAAACTGCGGAAAATGATGGCGGAGATTAGTGTAGATATTATGGATCCTGATCTGGTCATTATGGATGAATTCCAACGGTTTCCCGAATTGGTGAATGCCGATGGCGAGAGCGAAACCGCATTGTTAGCGAAAAAATTTTTTAATAGTCCAAATGCTTCTCACGAGCAAAAAGTAAAAATACTGTTACTCTCAGCCACTCCATATAAATTATATTCGACCTTAGAAGAAATCAATGAAGCTGGGGAAGACGAACATTATCAAGAGTTTTTACAGGTCACGCGCTTTTTGTTTGAACACCACCCTCAGCATAAACAGCACTTTGAACGCGTGTGGGAGGATTTTTCTACTTCGTTACGATTGTTTACTCAGATGGATATTGCCATTTTACAAGCGAAAAAACAGGAGGCGGAGGAGAGTTTATATAAAGGGATTGCCAGAACGGAACGAACAAGGGTAGATGGATCCAATGAGCTGATAAAATCTTCGGTCATTCCATTAGAAATAACAAAAGAAGATGTGCTCTCCTATATCTTCATGGATCGAATGCTCGAAGAAATAGGGCTTACGGAAAAAGTACCAGTTGAATATGTGAAATCTGCCCCTTACTTAATGTCCTTTATGGACCACTATAAATTAAAACAAAAAATTACTCAGTATGTAAAAAAACACCCTAATCAAATCGCTATGGTGAATAAATCAAATTTATGGTTAAAGAAATCCATTATTAATAATTACAAAGTATTGCCGGAATCAAATGCGCGGCTTGCTAAAATCAAAGAATTTGCTTTGCCTAAAAACGCAGAAAGGTTACTATGGGTTCCACCTTCCTTACCTTATTATGAGTCTGCTGGATGTTACGAAGAAATGGAAGATTTTTCAAAGCTGCTCATCTTCTCTGCATGGGAGATGGTACCCAGAGCCGTATCTACGATGGTGTCATACGAGGCAGAACGTTTAACCGTGGGGGAGCTTGTAAAACGGACCTCTAAAAGGAAAAAAAGAAAAAGTATGAGGTATTTTTCTGAACGACGCTTTCCTCAACCTCGTCTGTCCTTTTCAATGAAAAATAAAGCTCCTGTGAACATGAACCATTTAGTTCTATTGTACCCGTCCATGGCGTTATCCAGATTGTTTGATCCTGCGGACGTATTGAAAAGAAGATTAACCTTAAGTGAGATCAAATTGGAAATTGGAGAACAAATAGAGAGACTTCTAGATAATTTGCCTCATTATTCAGGAGGACCTTCTTCGAGGGAAGATGAGAGATGGTATTATTTAGCGCCGCTATTATTTGATAAGCAGGAAGCTGTCGTACAAGAATGGTTCAGAAGCTATTCGCTGCTGGATAATGAGAAGAAGGACGTTGGTGATCAAGCTGCCCTTACACAGCATCTGGAAGCTCTTCGTTCTGTTTTTCATAGCGAGGGACTAATTGAGCTTGGCAGACAGCCGGAGGACTTAAAAGAAGTACTTGTAAACATGGTGATTGGCGCCCCTGGTGTTTGTGCCTTAAGAATGCTCGGAAACTTTGAAAGAGCCCCTTTTTCTCAAGTCGTGGGTCTTGCGAAAACCCTGATAGACCGTATGAATACGCAGGAAGCAATCTCTATCGTTGATTTAGAATACGGTTCGAAAAGAGGGGGAAGTCGTGTCCCTCATTGGAAAAATGTACTTCGTTATTGCGTAGATGGAAACATACAAGCAATGCTGGATGAATACTCTCACATGTTAGTTGAAGAATCAGGTATTAAAAATATGGAGAGTTATGAAAACAATGAACAGTTAATTCATTTAATGATGACAGCCCTCAATACGCACACAGCAAGCTATAATGTGGATACCTATGAGAGCTTTAAAAATCGAGCCCACAACAGAAATGATAAGCATCAGTCGATGAAAATACGAACTAATTATGCCGTTGGATTCGCTGGACAAAGAAATGAAGAAACTGCCCATAACCGGAAACAAAATGTCAGGCTCGCCTTTAATTCACCCTTTAGACCCTTTGTATTAACCACAACATCCGTAGGGCAAGAAGGATTGGATTTTCATTATTATTGTAGAAGAATTGCCCATTGGAACCTACCACCTAATCCCGTGGATTTAGAGCAACGTGAGGGGCGAATTAATAGATATAAAAGCTTTGCCATAAGGAAAAATATTGCGAAAAGGTATGGAGACCTTCCATTCAAATCGGATGTGTGGGAAGAAATGTTCAGTAAAGCGAATGAGCAAGAAAGAGATGAACATACTCCTGAGCTCGTGCCATTTTGGTCGCTGTCCAACCATCAGGAAATAAAATTAGAGCGAATTGTTCCGGTTTATCCATTTAGTAAAGACGAGGCTAAATATGATCGTCTCATGAAAATTATGCAGCTCTACCGTTTGAGCTTAGGACAGGCTCGGCAAGAGGAATTGCTCGAATATTTGTTTGAGCATCAAGTAGAGAAAGAGAAACTGGAAGATTTATTTATGAATTTGAGTCCTTTTTATAAACAAGTAAGAAATCGCAGCATGTTGTTTCAAAGTTAA
- a CDS encoding DUF6361 family protein produces MTPLKIGWIDYSSEHKNKVMAVLDLLSDKGAIDELGTGSIRDGFGDIFFPGTSTIQTRAKYFFIVSYLLMELEKEPHSSYKDFLEELAQREVDLIDTLVETNAEGVIGARARKKLKRKPSSIYWNGLRTFEFFKHAHLSLNNYAKAFLTLRRKQEADRSLGHEEGDIVNAEGAEYNSTFWQCLLPPFDWRESLSMDLTYQEAVFMKEKILTSPKSKDSLFAFLLKEEAEKVRQVDKFEAIGKMFPLPDGIRQDYEMAERFSKFISGANIRYNVLLSNHENSVALDKWRNWLDSSFVKHEFASFRYSDVLFRLQIYNPLLKRFLGEWQKTVLSGHEQEIDKLLVKREIELKSKDRAKLFNSKNYAYEDGSWLGAEKLQYRYPNSKILLQDIFDGLEDGYA; encoded by the coding sequence GTGACCCCTTTAAAAATTGGTTGGATAGACTACTCGAGTGAACACAAAAATAAAGTTATGGCTGTTCTCGATTTACTTTCAGATAAAGGTGCCATTGACGAGCTCGGTACCGGATCAATACGAGATGGCTTTGGGGATATATTTTTTCCTGGCACATCTACCATCCAAACCAGGGCGAAATATTTTTTTATCGTTTCTTATCTCTTAATGGAATTAGAAAAAGAACCCCATTCCTCCTATAAAGATTTTCTGGAAGAGCTTGCTCAAAGGGAGGTTGACTTAATTGATACGTTAGTGGAAACGAATGCTGAAGGTGTGATTGGTGCAAGGGCACGCAAAAAATTGAAGCGAAAACCTTCGAGTATTTATTGGAATGGACTTAGAACATTTGAATTTTTTAAGCACGCTCATTTGTCTTTGAATAACTATGCGAAAGCCTTCCTTACTCTTAGGCGCAAACAGGAAGCTGACCGTTCGTTAGGTCATGAGGAGGGAGATATCGTGAATGCGGAAGGAGCGGAATACAATAGTACTTTTTGGCAATGCCTGCTTCCTCCTTTCGATTGGCGTGAGTCTCTTTCTATGGATCTTACTTATCAGGAAGCTGTGTTTATGAAAGAGAAAATACTTACATCCCCTAAATCTAAAGACAGCTTGTTTGCCTTTTTGCTTAAGGAAGAGGCTGAGAAAGTTAGACAAGTCGATAAGTTTGAGGCGATAGGGAAAATGTTTCCATTACCGGATGGTATTCGTCAAGACTATGAGATGGCTGAACGGTTTAGCAAGTTTATTTCTGGTGCGAATATCCGTTACAATGTTCTCCTTTCGAATCATGAAAATAGCGTGGCGCTTGATAAATGGCGGAATTGGCTGGACAGCTCTTTTGTAAAGCATGAGTTTGCCTCTTTTCGTTACAGTGATGTGCTTTTTCGTTTACAAATCTATAACCCATTATTAAAGCGATTTCTTGGTGAGTGGCAAAAGACTGTCCTTTCGGGTCATGAACAGGAGATTGATAAGTTACTGGTGAAGCGTGAAATTGAACTAAAGTCAAAAGATCGTGCCAAATTGTTTAATTCCAAAAATTATGCTTATGAAGATGGCAGCTGGTTAGGGGCAGAAAAGCTTCAGTATCGTTACCCTAATTCTAAAATATTGTTGCAGGACATCTTTGATGGATTGGAGGATGGATATGCTTAA